CCCCTAGGTGGCCAAGAAAAAGGATCATCTCACCGGTTGCAgcattcatagtagcaggagcgCTTTCTCTGTCCTGCTTCACTGCTGTCACTCCAATGCCATATTCAGTTCCAGGTCTCAGACCTACGGTGAATGTGTAGAGATGTGTCACTGTTTAGGGATGGTGCTAGATAAATAGtttcttggtttttttaaataagaaaactaTAGTGGCGCCAGATCTTTCCTGTTCTATGAACATTAAGAGCCAAATTTTCAGACACTCTCTGGTGGGCCTCCAATGTGGAAGAAAAACCGGTTGCATTCACAGTCAACTTGGTGATTTATTATCATCATTGCATTACCTCGAGACTtcaaccaagatcagggtccctgtgtgctaggcactgtacaaacacataaaaagTGACAATTCCCACCTCAAAGAGATTATGATTGAAATAAATGTAACCTGCACGAGTGTGCAGACTTCGTGTTGAATGTGAAAATCCCAACTGCCTAACTTGCAGGCAAGAGGTCAACCTGCAAGCATAAAAAAGTGTGTGCTCACTTCTGCAAGCACGTGCAAAAGTGGCATGGGGAGCCGGAGCCTTggtgtcagatttttaaaggtatttaggtgcctggagagtcagatttcagagtaacatctGTGTTagttggttagtctttaaggtgccacaagtactcctttttttttttgagattcaGAGAGGCACCTAGAGAGATTTCAAAGTTACCCAAAATCAACTGCCAGTGATTTCAAAATtgatttgaaaattccactaggtgcctatccgcatctttaaatacctttaaaaatctggccctcaggctGACAACGTGGCTCCTGACAGGAACAAAGACACAATGTACCCAAGTTGGTAAAAAATGAGAGTCTCCTGGTATGTAAATCATCTTCAAAGTCTTTTACATCCTGAATATCTTCTCTACCATAAAAGATTCAAATACACTTATTATCCCAATCTGCATGGATTTTGGTGTGGTTTTAAAGTCTCTTTCATAGATTCACATTTCTCTTCTCATCTCTCCAATATGACTCTTTATAGTGCTACATTTTTGTAAATTCTTTGTAATCCATTCAGAAGATACAGTCCTTTACACTAAGTGGGTCTCCTGTTCCTCTGTTGTGCAGATATAATTCTTAGAGTTGGGGAAAGTTCCATTCATAGCAAAGGAAGATCAGATCTCTCTAGATAGCTTATGAGACCCTAATGAAAACAATGCTCTTATTGAATATTGATGCAATTATGTTGTGATTATATAAATATTATGGTGGGCTGAGGCACCAGCTGGAGACATAAAATAAAGCCCAAACTCTGGTTCAATTCAAGATCCCTTTATTCATGGCTAGTTTTATTAACCTAAGATTTCAAAACAGTCAACAGCTGTGAGGGGAGAGGACAAGGCATTATCCATGCAGTAGATTCCTCTTTGTTTTTAGAGACCTGCCCCAGATCAGCCATGTGGCAAGCAGGTACCCGGCTTCTATTTGTAACCCGTTACATGCCTTTACACCTTGCCACAGTGCATCGTGATGATAGGAGGTCAGATCTCCAGATGGTTACTGGTGCCAGTTACATTAACAACAATCTCACTTTGATCCTACCTGTGAGTGTAGCCTTGGTCGTGACCTGGTTACTCCTTGGCACAGTTATTTCAGCATGGTCTCCACCTGAGATGGGAGCAAACTTGATTCTGTAGTTATCGATGCTGGCTTGGCTGTTCTTCCACTCCAAGGTGATACTGTTGTCTGTCTGAGACAGGCGCTTCAGGTTCTTCGGTGCATCCAAGTCTGAGGAGGgaaaaaaggttttctctctcagGACAGAAGGAAAGAATGATTCATACGCCTGGCATATGGTACCATCTACAAGATAAGATCAATTTTCCCACAGAAGTTGCCACTtcaaggaaagcagacacttcctgtgaaattttttcattttgtttaatcgaaaacccaattttccatcacaTTAAAGGTGTGACGGGAAATGGTTGACCAGCCCTGGAATTCAGTATTCAGAAGATACACTCCAACCCTGGCCTAAAGGAGTCTCATCTCTTGGAGTGAAATAGGGATTTTATCTAAAAATTCCAGGAGCTGTCATAATTCACTCCCATAACGGACTCAAATCCTGCTTTGGTGAAACAACTCCACCCTGGGGCAAAAGAAGATTTCATTCTCCTTGTTCCATTTATTCCCCAGCATTGTCATATGGCTCCATTAACAGATCCAAACCATGACTGCATGCTAAAATGCACACCTTTTACCAAAGCATTCCCAGCATAACCAAAGGTGAAACTGAATTAAAAATCAAAGCAGGCAGAGATTCCCAGGacccaggaagggaaaaaaaaaagagttctctTCTAATCCACAATGGATGTAGGCAGAATAATGCATCTGTTCAGAACTAGGCACTGTGGTAATGGCGGTTATAGGAAAACTTTAGATCAGTAAACACACAGGCAGGCAGATAAGGTAGGAGGAACACtgtttggtggtggtgatggtgtggGAAATGGGAGATTCAAGGTAAAGGTATCTAAAGGTCCTAAAGAATCTGGGAACCTAATttcaattttcaaaagagatacaggcacttaggagcctaagtctcttGGAAAAGCAATGGGAGCTaagttcctaagtcacttttgaaaagtttactCGACTTCCATAAACCTCTATGACTGGTACAGTGCTGTGCTGGCATAACAACTGTGAAGTGAAGCAACATGATACAGCTAATTCGCATGGATGTGTTGATGGTGattggagtagagcagaagacaAGAAGCTATGACCGTTTCTGAACAAGCTCTTTACCTGTGACAAAGATTTCCTTCACAGGGTCGCTGGCCATGTCCCCACGCCGAGAGATCAGCGTCACCTCATACTCTGTGTGTGGCTTCAGATTCCCAATGGAGTACTGGCTTTCATCCTCAAAGAGGTCGATGGTCGTCCTGTCCCTTGGAACATCCTTTGGTCCGTAGGTGAGTTCCATGTCATCAATTTCAGCCAAAGGTTTGAACCATGTGATTAAAGCTGTGGTGTCTGTCACATCTCTTGCCTCAATCTGGCTTGGGCCATCAAGCTCTGttaaggaaagaggaaaaacatgAATTTTCTGATCCCATCATAGAGAGATCAAACATAGTCTGGACATTGACCCTTAATAGTTGAATCAAAGCAAAGTTCAAATACGTGGCTCCTATTAGCTGAAACTCATCTTCATGTCGACTTCCTTATGGCCCTTAACGTTCTACCGATGCAGATGGAAAGtgctgtgttacacaggaagGAAAAGGGACGTATACTGAGCCGGTTCTGCATCGGCACAGCAAGGATAAGCAGCAGTCCAAGCAAGTTCTTCAGCTGCACGAGGACTCCTGCTGGTGCCAAATAGTTTCCATGTGGTGGGTTAAGGATGCAGAGCCTGTTTCACTTTGTTGCACTCTCTGAATGGGAATAAAATGTATGCTGGCCCACGGCCAGCTGGAAGAAACATCTCCTTTCCTCCCCAGACAGGTAACCCACTCATTCCTTGTGTCAGCTACTTCAGTTCTTCCCGGCTATGTGTTTTCAAAAGCAGAAACTTTTGAAAGTGTGGCTTGGTTTGCCTCTAGTTTAGCATCTCCACAGAGTACACCAAATAACAGAACAGTACTTACTTGTGGTAAACACTCTAAACAACCCAGGTcctctggttttgtttttcactaCATGCAGGGACACGTTATACTGTTGTCCTGGTGCCAGACCTGGCTGCATATACGATGTGTCTGGTCTCTTCAAACTGTTGGTTATGTCCCCATTATCTTCCTTTTTCTGTAACACACAAGGCACTTGGTTAAAATTCAAGTTGGACTAACTGCTTTTTTATTCATCCAAACTCTAACGTTTCCTGAAGACAAACTgattttaatgaagtttttgATGGGAAGGTTTCCGAGGTCCATGGAGGGACTCTCCGGTCATTTCCAGGGAGACAGCACTGAATCCAAAAACAGACCTTTTGGAACAATTCCATTTTGTGGAAACATTGGAAAAGtttggttttcattccaatgAGGAACAAAAACGAATTTTAAACCCTCAAAAGTTATTGTGAAATAAAATGGGCAttctctggccagctctagtttgaATGCAGCATAAAAGGAGCCCAACACTCTGCACTTGTACTCGGAGGCATCACGGGATGAGCTTTTTCCTTACCATATTTCGGAAGACGAGCTCCCAGCCATCAAATGAAATGTTCAGAGGATCCCACTCCACCTGCACAGATGTCTCCCTGATGGATTTGAATGTCAGACCTTCAGGAGCAGGCAGATCTATGAGGAGAAACAGCAAGAGGGTAGCTACATGGATCATAGTGTTCCCACAGATCAGAAAACTAGGTCTTCACAAACGAGTACCGTGGTGAAAATCACTGGGGATGTTTTGAGATACTCCAAGATGCTTACATGGTACTGTGACGGGtgctatagatagatagataggcaACTAGTACAATGAACAAACACACGGTGGACCGATAGCAAAGGTGGGTTCTGTAGACGGATGGATGACTTTTTTTCGTCCCCAAAGATGCCAGAGTTAATTTGGGACCCAAACGATAGGAAAATCTATCCACCATCctgactcctccctcccacctctccAGCCACAAGGGCTTTTTAATCATCCTTGATTTCCAGACCCACCCCCCCAAAATGTCCGCCACACCCACAGATATGTTGGTGCCTTTTAAGAGACATGCATAGCTATGTACTTGCCAGTTTAGCAGTTCTGTGATACACTGCAGCACTACATGTTAAAGCAGAGATCAGACTTTAGCCCCTTCTACTTACAGGTGATAGTTCCCTTCCATAGAACCTTTCCAAGCACAGTAATTAGCACATGCATGCAATAAgttaaatatattatatatacccACAATGCCTTTGCTTTCTCAGGTGGGCCAACTGGAAATATATGAGCTCATTTGGGTGGCAAGACTGAAACATGAGGATAATGAAGAGTGAATGCACTTATTTAATCTGGCTTTGATGGTGCACATTACTCTTAAAAATAAAGCATAATATTCTACAGCAACAGCTTATAATAGTGTTATTATAGGGCTAGAGGGCCACGGGTATAGAATAGTATGGTACGGCATGGCATGCCTTACAAGAGGCTGAACCTTGCAGTAGTGAAAGGCATTGAGATATCGTAGAGAAAGGTGAGACAGATGTGCAATGAAAGTGATTTGTACTTGGAAGCATTGAAAATCCAATTACAATAGTACTGAGCCAAATGCTTTTACGTGGATGCATGAAAACGATTTTACAGGTGGAGTCCCAAAGCCTTAAACTGTAGCCTGTCATGACAGTAGACAGAGTTTTGGTTTACAGGAACCCAATGATATTCAATGGAAGGCTTCATGCAGAGCAGGAAAGTTCCAGTACTGTAATTCTATCGTTCTGAAGGCATACCATTGCAAGAAGAGAttggaaaagaaaactgaggagaCTCTGGCTTGGTCCAGACTTCAAGTGGAATACAAAAGagaaagaacaataaaaaaagaaaagtcccaaagaaaagaaaagagacaagTAAATGTATATTAGGGAGCAGAGAGATGGTCAAATATAgagatttgtatttattttaaactcaCAGGTTGCCACCCTGGCACTGATTGGAATACTCTTCTTGTTCTTTAGGATGGCAAACACACGGATAAAGTATTCCACACCAGGCTCCAGTTCACGGATGGTAGCAGATGTCTTGTTTCCAGGCACCCTGAACTGCAGTTCTAGGCCACCAACACTGGTAGGAACATAGGTGATGAGATACTCATTGACTAGATTCTCATTCTTCCATTCCAGATTGACCGTCTGATCTGTCACTTCTGTCACTGTCAAGTCGCTTGGAGAGGACACTGccagggggagaaaaaaaaatcaatggagaCATTAAGACAGTGGGCCAATTTCTGCTGTCACACCCATATGCAACTCCTGTTCATAGTAATACACGCCCCCCTCTAATGGCTGATGCACAGAGGTTTATAAGGCCACCAGAGCTGCCTGTTAGGGGACTTAGTGACTTATCTCAAGTGCTAATGGCCCATGAGTTTAGCTGAAgatcctgggttcaaatcctattGTCAGCTTGGGTGAGGCCAGCTATCTGGAATTACTTCAACAATTTCAGAGGAATTATTCCAGATTTTCATGGGTGGGAGATCAAACTAAGACTCAGGATTCTTCTGCTGGGAGGAAACTGGAGGAGATAAAGAATTGGAAATGTCAccacagggacagcaaaaggaACACAGCAGGGTTTCATAGCCCAAGAGTTACAACTCCTAttggaaaaacaacaaggaggccttgtggcacctgagagactaacaaatttatttggacataagctttcgtgggctaaaacccacttcatcagatgcatggagaggaaaataggtgggttttagcccaggaaagcttatgcccaaataaatttgttagtctctaaggtgccacaaggactcctctttgtttttgctgatacagactaacacggctgcccctctgaaactcCTACAGGAGTGACTGCAAGTTGTCTTAAGGGCCATAGGTTGTGCTAACAGcaaatgacaaaactcccagtgcTGACTCAGCTTTGCTGACCAGCAAGTCAGAGAGGATGGGAGCCAAGACTGTCCATTCCACAGGTTGATTTACTCCCAAGGAGCAGTCAACCAACTGAGCTCCTTGGTCTCTCCTTGCATGGTGCCACAGCGTGGCACGCACTCTGTTCTGTACACCTGAAACAGTTGCTATGCTGCAGATGCAAACCCCCCACTTTCCCAGTTCAGCATGAACAAGCGGTATCAGACATAGGAAACTTATCTTTAATCTGCAACCTGGCTATCAGAAATACACAGAACTCAGGCTGTCAACCTTTGAAGTCTTTAGCCTATACTCCAGTATTCCTGGAGGGCCACAAGTCTTATTTTCGAGTCAAAGCTCCCTCTACACTTTAAAAAGCTACTTCCCTTAGCAAATCCAGCTGACTCCCTAGTTCTAGGACTCTTTGCTTTCCCCTTGGCTGAGCAGATGTATTTTAGCTACAGCCAGTACAGAAGAATACAACAGAAGAAGTGTCATGGGAAAGTAAAAGTGCAGGAGGCCATATTGCCAGCTACTTGTAAATCGCTGCATAGCCACTGACGTCCATGGGAATTGTACAGATTTATACCAGGTGAGAAACATAGCTACAGTGTTAGCCTCACTGGCCTCTTGGTCATCAAACTATTAGACCCAAGAACAGTAGAAATAACAAGAATTCTGGTCACCTTGGCCAAATGCTGCCTTAaccccagtgacttcactggggtcaTTCCTGGTTTATACCATCGTAAACAAGATCCGAATCAGACCCCGGCTTTCTAAAAAATACCCTTAAATCTCCATTCGCTGACGGACAAATAGAGGGTAATTTAAGGGTGGTTGGCTGGCTGAGACCAACACTAAAACCTACCATTGGCGCAGTCATCCCCTTCGTATCCGTCATCACAAATGCAATGCCCATCAACGCAGCGGCCCATGTCATTGCAGTTGTTGGGGCAGGATCGCTCACCGCAGTCCACTCCTTGAAAGCCCTCGTCGCACTGGCACAGCCCGTTGACGCAGAGCCCCCGGTTGTTGCAGTCACTGGGACACCGCTGTTGGCTACAGTCGATCTCAGTGAACCCATTGTCACACTGGCACAGCCCGTTGACGCAGAGCCCCCGGTTGTTGCAGTCATTGGGGCACCTCAGCTCAGCACAGTCCTCCCCCATGTACCCCTCGTCGCACACGCACTGCCCATTGACGCAGCGCCCGTGGTCATTACAGTTGTTGGGACACCTCAGCTCTCCGCAGTCCTCGCCCACGAAgccctcttcacacacacactgcccgtTGACGCAGAGCCCCCGGTTGTTACAGTCGTTGAGGCACCTCAGCTCTCCGCAGTCCTCGCCCACAAAgccctcttcacacacacactgcccgtTGACGCAGCGCCCCCGGTTGTTACAGTCATTGGGGCACTTCAGCTGGCTGCAATGCTCGCCTGTGAAGCCCTCGTCACACTCACACTGCCCATTGACACAGCGGCCCCGGTTGCTACAGTCGCTAGGACACCGCAACTCACTGCAGTCTTCGCCCATGAAGCCCTCCTGGCACACACACTGCCCATTGATGCAGCGGCCCCGGTTGTTACAATctttggggcacttcacttggcCACAGGCGGCGCCAGCAAAGCCCTCGTTGCACACGCACTTCCCGTTGACGCAGCGCCCCCGCTTGTTGCAGTCCTTGGGGCACCGCCGCTCGCTACAGTCGTCGCCCACAAAGTCCTCATTGCAGATGCACAGCCCATTACTGCAGCGGCCATTGTTGTTGCAGTTGTTGGGGCAGGTAAGCTCCCCACAGTCCTCCCTGGTGAAGCCCTCCTCACAGTAGCAGGTCCCGTTGACACAGCGGCCACGGTCGTAGCAGTCATTGGGGCAGATAAGCTCGCCGCAGTCTTCACCTGTGTAGCCTTCGTCGCACACACACTCTTTCTCCACGCAGCGCCCACGGTTATTGCAGTTGTTCGGGCAGAGCGGCTCACTGCAGTCCTCACCAGTGAAGccttcaacacacacacaccgaccGTTCACACACTTTCCATGCTCCCTGCATGCCACCGGGCAAAGCTCTTCACTGCAGTCCTCACCGGTGTACTCCTCAAAGCACAGACAGACACCATTGATGCATTTGCCTTGGTCACTGCAGTCATTGGGGCAGGTGAGCTGGCTGCAGTCCTCCCCAGTGAAGCCCTCATCACAGATACATTTTCCATTGACACAGTGGCCTTTGTTGTTGCAATTGTTCGGGCATTCTGGTTCTGAGCAGTTGGGTCCTTTCCAGCCAGGTTCACAAATGCAGCCACAGTGCTCAGTGCTGTAGTTCCCTCGTCCACTGCAATATGGCGTGGTGTCCACTTGTCCTGTATCAATGAATCAGAAAACTCATTACACCTAAGAGATTGTGGTGTGCGTCACAGAAGTTAGACACACAAGATTGTTACTAAGACCACTCTGGTACTGCTCGTAGGGCACGGGTCAGGGTTACAAAATTTTATAATCTTGTATAAAATGGCAGGGGTAAGCATCCACTGAACCCAAGGACAACTGTTACCTCTTCTCTTAAAAAATAGTAATGGTGGCAGAAGTGGGATGATGCCAATGTGGACAGTGAGCTTGGATTCGTGGCCTGCTCACACAAATATCACATAGTGATTAAGGGATGGGTGAATCTCAAAAAATTTGGCGTGGATAAATATCCAAAAGTTTTGTGTAAGATTAAACCCTTCAGGTTTGGGTTGTGCCAAATATACTCTGAAAATGGCTTCTCACACTTCATTCTGCTGCTCTGACAGCCCCGACCAAACCCAACAAGAGCAGAGGTatgttgaaattttaaaaaagagataatggtaagaattttaaaatgtattatttattattaatcatgtttattacagtaataCCTAACAGCCAGCCAAGAatggggacccattgtgctaggtgctgtacaaacacactggCTGTGCTGCCTTGGGCATATATAGTCTCAGGGACTCATttaccccatctgtaacatggggataagaTGGAGTGGGGAGGCAGTGAAGAGGAATTAGAGTCTGTGCAGCACTTTGAAGTCGACAGGCACGACCCGCTGATGGATTTCTGGCCAGGCCAGTGGATAATACTTTCTGTCCTTACAAAATGATAATCATAagaatatagggcctgattctcagctgctgttaTAAAGGATGGCTTTGTTGAAAGCCCAGATGCACAAAGGTACTTGGGCACCTAAGCCCCAGTTTTGGCTGCACtgcgatccacaaaactcccaccaaaCCCTAATCCAGACACCTACGTGTTCAGGATAAGAGCTCCCAAAGTGCCCATGTTTCAGCCTCTGGCCTCACCTGCTGCTGTCTCCCTCTAGGCCTGTGGCTGCTTATCTGCAGCCTAAGCCCCACAGGGATCCATGAACCGGGTGATTCATGAACCAAAGGGATTCATGAATAACAGTTGTCTGGCTATGGCCTGTGGATAAATCCAAGTCTTGCAAATGTATCTTAACATTTCACAAGCTGGTCAAAAATATTTCCAATTTTGATGGCACTTCAGAACGAATGGGGTTCATTTTCCCCGGTTTTTCAACAAGCTCTCATTTATTCGCAGCCAGGAGCCAGACTCTGCTACGCAGCAGCTTCGCCCACCCGCCTTACCCTCTGCTGTTAGGCCGCTGTGGCAGCAGCCAGCGCTGCTGGAGCACTGATCTCGTAGAGAGGATACCAGCCCCTCCAGCTCTTCCAGTCTGCTCAGCAGATCCTTGATGTCAGGGGCAGCTGCACAGCCACAAGCCCGGCGGGGGATGTTGATGCGGTGTGTGAAGACAATCTGGTTCCCCTCGTTCACCGTGTGCTCCTGGTAGGTCTTGCTTGGCTCAACCTGGGGCTTCAGGTCTGCGTCCTCATTAGCTGAGTCCAAGTCcacagagcagagggagcccatgGGTACATTAATGTTGTAGACGTGGTTAAAGACCACAGACTGGTTATCCTCCGGCAAGGTCACGTTTAACCCGGTCTCCCGCTTCTGCCGGATAATTCTCTTGATGAGCCCACCGTTGACATGGTGGTGTAGCAAAGCTATGATGGCACAGGTCAAAACCTGCAAGGGAAGCCCCATGGTGATATTTGGCTCCTTTGGGACACTGCTGGTTCCTTAATGCCGTTTTGCTTTCTCAGTCCGGAGAAGAATTTGGAGAGCCAGCTCCAAACAAAATTctatttctcttctcttcctgctgTGCTTTCCCCCTATAACAACAATGAAAGTTGCACAGAATGAGTTACCACTGCACCTCCCAATTAAAGATCCGCAATACTGAAAGCCGGGAGGCCTGATAAAGAGGTCAGGTGCACCACCGCTGACATCAAGAGCCAGTCAGCTTCAAGTCACTGAGCCTGCATTTAAACACCACCACAATCCATCCCCTTCCATCCAAGACCCTGGTGCACTTGCAAATGagtccccattttacaagtgaaCATACTGAGCCACAGAGAGTTTAAGTGATTCACAGGGCCAAGAACGGAAACCAAGACTGCTGACAAAAATTCTACCCACCCGGTGCACACATGTAAATTCCATTGCTGACAATGGGCACTGTCCATGTGCACTCGAGGTAAGAATCCGGCCCCCTGAAAGAAGTATTGTGAGCAGTAAGTTTGGGGGCTATTACTGAAGGATACTCTGTTTTTATAAGGGTAAGAAGCAGAACTAGTCAAAACACAAAAAtcaagataaaagaaaaggaggacttgtggcaccttagagactaaccaatttatttgagcatgagctttcgtgagcttcggtgaagtgagctgtagctcacgaaagctcatgctcaaataaattggttagtctctaaggtgccacaagtactccttttctttttgtgcatacagactaacacggctgttactctgaaaaaaatcaagatgatttcctttaaaaacaaatggaaattcTACATTTTGATGTCATTCTAGTAAGAAACTAAGAATCCCTCCCTCCTCTCACCCAACAACCAAGTGGTCTCAGCCTAACAAGCATCAGGCCATTTGAGACCTAAATCATGTGTCATCTAGCACGTCACAGCCACTAAGCCCATTTCAACTGTTTCCCTTTATTTACAATTGACTTGGGGGGTAGAAAGGGGATCAATGTCAAGACTTAATGTGTTTCTTATATAGACCCCCGCAAAGGAATTGGTTTATGGCAGTGAAGTAAATGTGTTCTCAGACGAAGAGTCAAGCTTATGGACTTTGATATCTTCTTCACagccacactgatttacatcTGCTAAGGATCCAGGCCATCGTATATACTGGGAGAAACAGATATTAGTTCAAGTGTAGCAGGTATCTTGCACTGTGCTGAGCTACATCAATCTCTCGGAAGGGTAGGAGACCAGACAGGTGTGTGGGGGAATAactgggaaaagaaaagaaaagaaaagaaaagaaaagaaaagaaaagaaaagaaaacccctTTGATATACCTGAGCCCTTCAAGAGAAAGAGAAAGCTTCACATTGACACAGGTGTGAACAGGTCTTTTCAGCAACAGGTGACTCCTTTCACCAGGCACCATTTTCCAATATCTGATCTTTCATCAGCTATCCATAAAGTACCTACTTTTAGCCACGGCCACCTGGCTGGGCCAGAACAGCCCTTCCTGCATGTCATTCTTTTTTAATtcgggaggggaaaaaaaaagatgttgAGGTGAATTTCAAGTGGACTGAACTGGagagcagataaaaaaaaaataaccgcccccttccccccaatctTCGTCCATTCAGAATTAGCCCTTCTTCTCTCAGACTGACATACTCAAAGAGCCTGCTCGGCAGGCTATCCAACCACTCCCTAATAAATACCTTAATTTTTGTGTTGCTTTCCACTCCCAGAAAAGTCTTGTTAAATGGATAGATCAGTTGTTGGCCCATGACTGGATGTGGCCTCTCTTTCTTTGTGTTGGTAATTCCCCAAACAGCAATAAAGACTCTGATACCCAAGGCTCTGATGGCAATAGATATCAGCTGGGTAACCAGCTTCCATGGCCCTTTGCCTCCCATGAAGTGTAGAGATCAATTTTGTTTCCCCATGCAATTCCGCTGGCTTTTACAACAGGAGGACAAGAATACCCCAGCCTCCTTTATCCAGGTCCATTTTCTGCATAGACAAAGCAGGGCTCCCAAAGAGtgaactttatattttttaattaggAAATAAATCAGAACCATACAAGGTGCAACCGCATCTTGTTCTCTGTCTAGGAAACCATTCAGCTTTGAATCATTCTCCAGCACTTTCCCTGTTTGTTCAAAAGTGTTTGAACCCAGCTTCTGTGCTGGAAAAAGTCACCAGGTAAATAATAATAGAGGTGGTCCTGAGCCAGACACTCCCAATGGTTGGTGAAGTTCAGATCTAGATCTATATCTCAATTTGTGACCTAggcccatctgtaaatggggctCTGAGTCATGCAAGTATCCCTACTCAGGATAGTACTTAAAAACAGGCTTACTTCATACTTGTCCTTgaattccagtgaagtcaggaTTTATGTAGGTGCTTAAGGCCTTTCCTGATTTACACAGCAGTTTCCacttgaggatctcaaagtggaTCTCAAATGATGAAGCGGAGATCCCAGGTACGCTATGTATTTTACCCCAAGACCTCGATTGTCTCACAAGTTATCTGTAGGTGTTTACAGTTTCTTGCGAGATGTCTGTGTCAGATGTTAGCCATGTCTTGCTCAGTGTATAAGCAAAATTATTGTCCAAATTGACAACAAGATACTGATGGACAAAAATCTAGCTACATTTAGGAACTAGTTGGTGAAAGGATCAACAACAGACTGAAGGCTGGGATGTAGAAAGGGGTCTTAGGCATATTGATCTACCATCTTTCCTGATGTCTTCTGACTAACCTTCAGCTCGCCAGAAAGAAGATGACATTATAGGGATATATTGACCTGTGTGTATTAGTTTGGAACACGCAGGGAGGCAAGTAGGTGGACATAAGTAACTGGGTTATTAAGCTTGCTGTGATTAGAGCTAAAATCCAACCTTTAGTATAATTCCTCCCACAAGGCCTCAAACTAATATAACAGGCACCTAATCATAGCAAATAGCCCAGTTCCTTATGT
The DNA window shown above is from Lepidochelys kempii isolate rLepKem1 chromosome 16, rLepKem1.hap2, whole genome shotgun sequence and carries:
- the TNC gene encoding tenascin isoform X4 — protein: MGLPLQVLTCAIIALLHHHVNGGLIKRIIRQKRETGLNVTLPEDNQSVVFNHVYNINVPMGSLCSVDLDSANEDADLKPQVEPSKTYQEHTVNEGNQIVFTHRINIPRRACGCAAAPDIKDLLSRLEELEGLVSSLRDQCSSSAGCCHSGLTAEGQVDTTPYCSGRGNYSTEHCGCICEPGWKGPNCSEPECPNNCNNKGHCVNGKCICDEGFTGEDCSQLTCPNDCSDQGKCINGVCLCFEEYTGEDCSEELCPVACREHGKCVNGRCVCVEGFTGEDCSEPLCPNNCNNRGRCVEKECVCDEGYTGEDCGELICPNDCYDRGRCVNGTCYCEEGFTREDCGELTCPNNCNNNGRCSNGLCICNEDFVGDDCSERRCPKDCNKRGRCVNGKCVCNEGFAGAACGQVKCPKDCNNRGRCINGQCVCQEGFMGEDCSELRCPSDCSNRGRCVNGQCECDEGFTGEHCSQLKCPNDCNNRGRCVNGQCVCEEGFVGEDCGELRCLNDCNNRGLCVNGQCVCEEGFVGEDCGELRCPNNCNDHGRCVNGQCVCDEGYMGEDCAELRCPNDCNNRGLCVNGLCQCDNGFTEIDCSQQRCPSDCNNRGLCVNGLCQCDEGFQGVDCGERSCPNNCNDMGRCVDGHCICDDGYEGDDCANVSSPSDLTVTEVTDQTVNLEWKNENLVNEYLITYVPTSVGGLELQFRVPGNKTSATIRELEPGVEYFIRVFAILKNKKSIPISARVATYLPAPEGLTFKSIRETSVQVEWDPLNISFDGWELVFRNMKKEDNGDITNSLKRPDTSYMQPGLAPGQQYNVSLHVVKNKTRGPGLFRVFTTKLDGPSQIEARDVTDTTALITWFKPLAEIDDMELTYGPKDVPRDRTTIDLFEDESQYSIGNLKPHTEYEVTLISRRGDMASDPVKEIFVTDLDAPKNLKRLSQTDNSITLEWKNSQASIDNYRIKFAPISGGDHAEITVPRSNQVTTKATLTGLRPGTEYGIGVTAVKQDRESAPATMNAATDLDNPKDLEVTDNTETTLSLHWRRPLAKFDRYRLTYIIPSGMKNEIEIPADSTSYLLRGLEAGTEYTITLVAEKGRHKSKPTMVKESTAAEPEVGELTVSSITPESFNLSWTATDEAFKTFTIEIIDSSRLQEPMEYNISGNLRTAHISGLSPKTDFIVYLSGSTRGFRTKAISVAATTESMPPLENLTVSDINPYGFTVSWMASENAFDNFLVIVVDSGKLLDPQEFLLTGAQRQLELKGLITGIGYEVMLYGFAQGHQTKPLSTVAVTEAEPEVDNLLVSDATPAGFRLSWTADDGVFDSFVLKIRDTDRQSDPRELIVPGHERTQDITGLKEGTKYDIELYGLISGRRSQPINVVATTAVGSPKALTFSDITENSATVSWSPPRTRVESFRISYIPITGGTPNVVTVDGTKTRTKLVKLIPGVDYTVSIISIKGFEESEPISGILTTALDSPSGLVAVNITDSEALAVWQPAIATVDNYVISYIAEDDPEVTQTVSGNTVEYDLNGLRPATEYMLRIYAVKGPQKSETVFTKFTTGMDAPRSLNAIEVQSEAAVLSWRPPRASVTGYLLIYESIDGKVKEVILGPEATSYSLSELSPSTQYTVKLQALNRALKSKIIQTIFTTTGLLYPYPKDCSQVLLNGESTSGLYTVYMNGNKSQSVEVYCDMTSDGGGWIVFLRRHNGKEDFYRNWRTYAAGFGDPKDEFWIGLETLHKITSQGQYELRVDLRDKGETAYALYDRFSVGDSKTRYRLKVDGYSGTAGDSMTYHNGRSFSTFDKDNDAAITNCALSYKGAFWYKNCHRVNLMGRYGDNSHSQGVNWFHWKGHEYSIQFAEMKLRPISFRNLEGRRKRA